In Mucilaginibacter celer, one DNA window encodes the following:
- a CDS encoding carboxypeptidase-like regulatory domain-containing protein encodes MFRSALVLIFLFIASFAYAQHSQEGIVYEIKTHIALPGINIENLNGKFKTQTDKQGHFSVPAKGGDLLVFSGMAYKTDTVVVTNLDARYFYLTPKQHQLNEVVINGKGAAAVNQSAFAQPIDPLFHNQTMTYQRNTDGPNADGSVKGGVSFRIWSNKSTENNAKKQAQLEERDRIITKIQQTFADDNISKYVPLKDQELHAFAVRYTPDIKTFTAKEFNLTTYISKCYEEFIKLSPGERLKVPVFEHTEDPVSSN; translated from the coding sequence ATGTTTCGCTCCGCTTTAGTACTTATATTTTTGTTTATAGCATCCTTTGCCTATGCCCAGCATAGCCAGGAAGGCATTGTTTATGAAATTAAAACCCACATTGCCCTGCCGGGTATTAATATCGAAAACCTGAATGGCAAGTTTAAAACCCAAACCGATAAGCAGGGGCATTTTTCCGTTCCGGCCAAAGGCGGCGACCTTTTGGTTTTTAGCGGCATGGCTTATAAAACCGATACTGTGGTAGTTACCAACCTGGATGCACGCTATTTTTACCTTACCCCAAAGCAGCATCAACTAAACGAGGTGGTAATTAATGGTAAAGGTGCAGCCGCGGTAAATCAATCGGCTTTTGCGCAGCCTATAGATCCCTTGTTTCATAACCAAACCATGACTTACCAACGCAATACCGATGGCCCCAATGCAGATGGTTCGGTTAAAGGCGGTGTAAGCTTCCGCATCTGGTCGAACAAATCCACCGAAAACAATGCGAAGAAACAGGCACAACTGGAAGAGCGCGACAGGATCATCACAAAAATCCAGCAAACCTTCGCCGACGATAATATCAGCAAGTATGTGCCTTTAAAAGACCAGGAGCTACATGCTTTTGCTGTACGATACACCCCGGATATAAAAACTTTTACCGCCAAAGAATTTAACCTCACTACCTACATCAGCAAATGCTACGAAGAGTTTATAAAACTTTCGCCGGGAGAGCGGCTTAAAGTGCCGGTTTTTGAACATACAGAAGACCCGGTATCATCAAACTGA
- a CDS encoding aldo/keto reductase: MVSCKRIVRNQQEAADKRHYPEYPAPTQPGIYQSAINQGISQLILRWALLKPGSAVVLAGVRNAEQAIENALAMKIDLSREEIALINRDIADVKRTVNLVKRRIRRGRKVSPFKIKGHFADRFNRVL, encoded by the coding sequence TTGGTTTCCTGTAAACGTATTGTACGCAACCAACAGGAGGCCGCCGATAAGCGCCATTACCCCGAATACCCAGCGCCAACCCAACCCGGTATTTACCAATCTGCCATCAACCAAGGTATTTCACAGCTGATATTGCGTTGGGCTCTGCTGAAACCCGGTAGTGCCGTTGTATTGGCCGGAGTCAGAAATGCGGAACAGGCTATAGAAAATGCCTTGGCCATGAAGATAGATTTAAGCCGGGAGGAAATAGCTTTAATTAACCGGGATATAGCTGATGTGAAGCGAACTGTGAACCTGGTAAAACGCCGGATAAGACGCGGGCGGAAGGTGTCGCCATTTAAGATTAAGGGCCATTTTGCCGACCGCTTTAATCGCGTACTGTAG